Part of the Lolium rigidum isolate FL_2022 chromosome 6, APGP_CSIRO_Lrig_0.1, whole genome shotgun sequence genome, GCCTTTCTTCCCTCTCCCCTCCTAGCCTAGCTTCGTACCATAGGAGTACTGGCATTCAAGAGAGAGCTCTTTGTTTGTTGGAGCAAACCTAGGTGCAGGTTGCAGGTTGCAGGTTGCAGCTGCTGCGCGCGCCGTAGCCTAGCTCTGCCTCTGCCTGCTCGCTTTGAAGACGCGCCCTCAAAACGCTCAAACCCTTGTCCCTTTCTCCCAAACCCCCTGCCGCCTTTTGGTCTCTCTAGCTGCCGCCCCGGGCACCGCGCCGTCTCAGGTGGGCGAGCGGCCAGCACCTGCACTGTTTCCTCCCTTGGTTGCTGTCATCTCTCCCTCCATATATTTCCGCCCCCACCACCGCTTGTCTCACTGCAGAGGTAGAGTAGAGAGACGTGTGTGCTGGGCTTGTGAACTTGTCGGAGCTAGCCACCCTCTCGCAATCACTTTCTTGATTTCCTTGTCGTCTCAGCTGCGAACAGCTAGCTAGTAGCTTCGCCGGCGAGCTTTTGCTCACTCATGGCGTGGAGCGGGTTCAGGGAGACTGCGGGGGAGAGCGGCCTggagctccgcctcggcctccccgCCTACTTCTCCAAGCCGGTGGCCGCTGCAGCAGGTCTGCTTTGCACATATTCatttttcttcttgtttttcacTACTTGATCATGTTTTGAGTTCTTGTTCTCGACTTCGTGTAGTCTTACTTGTTGATCATGTTTTGTGTGTGTGGTTAAAACTTAAAAGCCTTCCATGTTTTGATGGTTCTCTGTGGTGTTGTCAGTTTTCGACGGCGAGGAGTCGACCGGCGCCGGCGATTTTGCTCGCCAGCCCAAAGGAGATGGGAGCAATGGCTACAAGGCCAAGTAAGCACACAACTCTTTATTCTCAGTTGCGATGTTTGATACTTCCGTATCTTTGGAAAAAAAAACTGATTGTGGGTGTTTTGTCCGACCTGCAGGCCGGCAGTAGCGGCTGCTCCGGTCGtggggtggccgccggtgcgctcgTTCCGCCGGAACCTGGCCGCCTCCAAACCATCCTCGTCCAAGGACGGCAGGGGAAACCAAGACGTTGACGTCGCGGTCAAGGCAGGTGCCGGCGACGAACGCGTGTCCCGGAAGGGCCAGTTCGTTAAGATCAACATGGACGGCGTCCCGATCGGGCGGAAGGTCGAGCTCAATGAGCACGGCAGCTATGCCGACCTCTCCGCAGCCGTCGACAACCTCTTCCGCGGCCTGCTCGCAGGTAAAATACCAGTGCTTTGCATACACCATGTACCTTGCAGTGCCAATCACGTAGGTCTGATGTAAAAGAACATCTGTCTGCGTGCAGCTCAAAGGGACCTGGCTGCCTCCGCTGACGGGAATGTCTTTGCGATctccggcggcgactacacgctgGTGTACGAGGACGACGAGGGCGACAGGATGCTCGTCGGGGACGTCCCATGGAAGTAAGTAACTACTCATCTCTGAAAATCGTAATATCCATACCGAGTCGCCATCAAATTTACACCGTGCTTGCCAAAATACCTTTGGGCTTTGGTCGATGTCGATCTGACCAATCTGTGCACCCAGGATGTTCATCGCCACGGCGAAGAGGCTGCGGGTGCTCAAGAGCTCCGATCTGCCTGCCTCATCGGTGAGTCTCTTTGTTTGACTCTTCACTGAAACCTATACGGTGACGGCGATCGATCAACAATTCAGCACTGAACCGATTGCTATCGTGTTGTTGTTCTTCGCAGCTCACAGCAGGGAGCAGGAAGAGGCCGGCTGCGGCGGACTGCTGATCGAGCCAAGATCGAACTCGGCCGACGACGCATATCTGCATTGTAAAGGCCTTTTTTGACGCGAATTAGTCGATCCTGTTTTGATGCTACCTACGTCTATGTACGTATGAAGATGAGATCACGGCTGTAATTAGGGCCGTGTGTACTGTTGCTACAGctattttgaggagcatgatgttTGGTGGTGGTATTTTGGATGCTTGTGCACGTCTAGTTAGAACTCTCCGCTAGATGATCTAATATACACCGGTACGTTCTTAGCGGAATTGCACAAATACATGTGAACTTGATCTTGCCAATTGTTTTTttttcgaggacacgtgcaaagcGTGCCTTATCTTGATAGAAGGAGAAGCCAAAGGCAATTTACAAGAAACAACCAGACTGTTGCATACAACAGGGGTTGCAACACACTCACACCAGAACCCTCCTCTCCCCCTAAAGTCTACTCTCGTGTTATCCTATCCCTCCCTCCCCTCTCCGTCCTCTCCCAAAGCTGGAACTCCTCCCTTATCTCCTCTAGCGTTTGGGCGAGGGTCTTCTGCTCACGTTCATTGCCAAAAGCCCTGGCGTTCCTTTGCTTCCAAAGCGACCAAGATGTGCTGATGACCAAAGAGTCAAATCTCTTCCTGTCGAGCCTCCTGGTTCTCTTTCGGGCTTCCATCCACCACCTCTCCAACTCTCCCACCCCTCCTGGGTCGGGGAAGGTAAGTCCGACACACCTTAGCACCTCACACCACACTTGTCTCGCATATGGACATTGTGCCAGAATGTGATCCACTTTGTCCTCCGCCTGCAAACAAGTGAAGCAGATATCCGAATGCTCCTGCAGCCCATGTCGTGCTCTCCTATCTGAGGTCCAAAGTCTGTATTTTAACGCCAGCCAAATGAAGATTACACTTCATCGGTGCAAACGATTTCCATACCAGCTTGCACATGCTCCATCTCACGCTGCCTTGGCAAAGCAGCTGATAAGTGCTCTTCGCCGAGTACTCACCCAAAGTCTACCCTTTCCACAAGATCTGGTCCGGCATCGACCCATCCCTCTCCATCGTCTCAACCTTCTCCCAAAGTCTCAAACAGATCTCCCATAGCTCCCCGGTCATATTGTCCTGCAGGTCATCTATCCAGTCATTCTCTGTCAAGGCCTCAGCTACCGTACGGTGATTTTTACATCTGGTCGGCACCCTCGCAAACACTTCCGGTGCAATCTCCAGCTGTATATCCACTTATCCATCTGTCCCTCCAGAAGAGAGTCTTATGACCATCGGCTAGACTCTGGAACACTTATGCTGCCTCTTTGTCATGTAGATCTGGCAGGCCATGCCACGGCCTATCCGGATCCGTACGCCGTAACCACTGTCAGCGGACTCTCAGCGCTAGACCTTGCAGCCTGAGGTTTTTAATCCCCAAGCCTCCAATATGCTTCTCCAGGCTACTAAACATTGCCCACCATGCACCTCCTCTTTTCCTGCCCATAGGTAAGCCCGCATCCATTTGTTGACATCCTCGAGTAACCATGCCAATTGTTTTCTATGTTGCGGTGGCGCATGCTACTTTACATAACTCACACGCATG contains:
- the LOC124666957 gene encoding auxin-responsive protein IAA2-like codes for the protein MAWSGFRETAGESGLELRLGLPAYFSKPVAAAAVFDGEESTGAGDFARQPKGDGSNGYKAKPAVAAAPVVGWPPVRSFRRNLAASKPSSSKDGRGNQDVDVAVKAGAGDERVSRKGQFVKINMDGVPIGRKVELNEHGSYADLSAAVDNLFRGLLAAQRDLAASADGNVFAISGGDYTLVYEDDEGDRMLVGDVPWKMFIATAKRLRVLKSSDLPASSLTAGSRKRPAAADC